The proteins below are encoded in one region of Drosophila santomea strain STO CAGO 1482 chromosome 2R, Prin_Dsan_1.1, whole genome shotgun sequence:
- the LOC120445236 gene encoding protein lifeguard 1 isoform X2 — protein MSNNDHFQYDAEADKSFAFDDQSIRKGFIRKVYLILMCQLLITFGFVSVFTFSKASQEWVQKNPALFWIALAVLIVTMICMACCESVRRKTPLNFIFLFLFTVAESFLLGMVAGQYEADEVLMAVGITAAVALGLTLFALQTKYDFTMCGGVLVSCLVVFIIFGIIAIFIPGKVIGLVYASLGALLFSVYLVYDTQLMLGGNHRYSISPEEYIFAALNLYLDIINIFMYILTIIGLSRN, from the exons ATGAGCAACAACGATCATTTTCAGTACG ATGCGGAAGCGGACAAGAGCTTCGCCTTCGATGACCAGAGCATTCGGAAGGGTTTTATCCGAAAGGTCTACTTGATATTGATG TGCCAATTGCTGATCACTTTCGGTTTTGTTAGTGTATTTACGTTCTCGAAAGCTTCGCAGGAATGGGTGCAAAAGAATCCGGCCCTGTTTTGGATAGCCTTA GCAGTTCTTATCGTGACCATGATATGCATGGCCTGCTGCGAAAGTGTACGCCGTAAGACGCCTCTCAACTTCAtattcctgttcctgttcACCGTTGCGGAGTCGTTCCTTTTGGGAATGGTCGCCGGACAGTATGAGGCGGATGAGGTTTTGATGGCAGTGGGAATTACGGCTGCGGTGGCCCTGGGACTCACCCTGTTTGCCCTGCAGACCAAGTACGATTTTACGATGTGCGGAGGAGTGTTGGTGTCCTGCCTTGTGGTCTTCATCATCTTTGGCATTATCGCTATTTTCATCCCGGGCAAGGTGATCGGACTGGTCTATGCCTCCTTGGGAGCATTGCTCTTCTCCGTTTACTTGGTGTACGATACCCAGTTGATGTTGGGCGGTAATCATAGGTACTCCATCAGTCCCGAGGAATACATCTTCGCCGCTCTAAACCTCTACCTGGACATTATTAACATCTTCATGTACATACTGACCATTATCGGATTGTCTCGCAATTAG
- the LOC120445236 gene encoding protein lifeguard 1 isoform X1 produces MYHYQQGDETGAYTDAEADKSFAFDDQSIRKGFIRKVYLILMCQLLITFGFVSVFTFSKASQEWVQKNPALFWIALAVLIVTMICMACCESVRRKTPLNFIFLFLFTVAESFLLGMVAGQYEADEVLMAVGITAAVALGLTLFALQTKYDFTMCGGVLVSCLVVFIIFGIIAIFIPGKVIGLVYASLGALLFSVYLVYDTQLMLGGNHRYSISPEEYIFAALNLYLDIINIFMYILTIIGLSRN; encoded by the exons GCGATGAAACTGGCGCATATACAGATGCGGAAGCGGACAAGAGCTTCGCCTTCGATGACCAGAGCATTCGGAAGGGTTTTATCCGAAAGGTCTACTTGATATTGATG TGCCAATTGCTGATCACTTTCGGTTTTGTTAGTGTATTTACGTTCTCGAAAGCTTCGCAGGAATGGGTGCAAAAGAATCCGGCCCTGTTTTGGATAGCCTTA GCAGTTCTTATCGTGACCATGATATGCATGGCCTGCTGCGAAAGTGTACGCCGTAAGACGCCTCTCAACTTCAtattcctgttcctgttcACCGTTGCGGAGTCGTTCCTTTTGGGAATGGTCGCCGGACAGTATGAGGCGGATGAGGTTTTGATGGCAGTGGGAATTACGGCTGCGGTGGCCCTGGGACTCACCCTGTTTGCCCTGCAGACCAAGTACGATTTTACGATGTGCGGAGGAGTGTTGGTGTCCTGCCTTGTGGTCTTCATCATCTTTGGCATTATCGCTATTTTCATCCCGGGCAAGGTGATCGGACTGGTCTATGCCTCCTTGGGAGCATTGCTCTTCTCCGTTTACTTGGTGTACGATACCCAGTTGATGTTGGGCGGTAATCATAGGTACTCCATCAGTCCCGAGGAATACATCTTCGCCGCTCTAAACCTCTACCTGGACATTATTAACATCTTCATGTACATACTGACCATTATCGGATTGTCTCGCAATTAG
- the LOC120445234 gene encoding beta-alanine transporter — MDFDEVLREVGSFGLYQKVIICSVLLPAALPCAFHAYSQLFIAATPQHFCRVPELEPWTQDYVQLVKNLSIPRNRNGAYAECFMYARNYTDIVRYLEYRPPPDLIRQKAEDLLKLQTDTAQVMPCQHGWHYDKSIYSSTVVQEWNLVCDRSFLVTLALVIFGVGGLLGNYVFGYLVDLWGRRPSFYAYLLLEITACAASAFAWNYYTWLGLRFVVGLTVPAILASPYVLAIELVGPERRVFCTIVSNIAYSLGLVVLAGVIYIVRDWRELSLAVSMPLLMLFSCFFVLPESPRWLMAVGKTRRAMKILKVMARVNGVRVNRDFVERLQRKLVSTKAAETNSSMTTHYGILDLFRGPNMRRKTLIITLIWFANTSVYVGLSYYAPALGGDEIWNFFLAGAVELPTYLLLWPGLSYFGRRWILFISMLVGGVACVATFLYPDITLLLYCVGKMGISSSFVVLPLLASELYPTVVRGLGMSFSSVIAMVGPIVIPMINHMGQQMLVLPLIVMGALLILGGFASLLLPETRNRNLPQTLEEGEAVPLSFLLCCCVESERKPSNIRVSPQKRIVPEGGTPVFHRVDTPDSGRVPCKVVCSICKKEMRTL; from the exons ATGGATTTCGACGAGGTGCTGCGGGAGGTGGGCTCCTTTGGGCTCTACCAGAAGGTCATAATCTGCTCCGTTCTATTGCCCGCCGCGCTGCCCTGTGCCTTCCACGCCTATAG CCAGTTGTTCATAGCGGCCACACCTCAGCACTTTTGTCGGGTTCCTGAGCTGGAGCCCTGGACACAGGACTACGTGCAGCTTGTTAAGAACCTGAGCATTCCGCGTAATCGCAATGGAGCCTATGCCGAGTGTTTCATGTACGCGCGAAATTATACCGATATAGTGCGCTATCTTGAGTATCGCCCGCCTCCAGATTTGATTCGCCAAAAGGCTGAGGATTTGCTCAAGTTGCAGACGGATACGGCGCAGGTGATGCCATGTCAACATGGCTGGCACTACGACAAATCCATATACTCTAGTACGGTGGTTCAAGAG TGGAATTTGGTGTGCGACCGCAGCTTCCTTGTTACTTTGGCGCTTGTGATCTTCGGTGTTGGCGGATTGCTGGGTAACTATGTGTTTGGATATCTAGTGGATCTGTGGGGCAGGCGGCCTTCCTTCTACGCCTATCTGCTGCTTGAGATCACTGCCTGTGCGGCCAGTGCCTTTGCCTGGAACTATTACACTTGGTTGGGACTGCGCTTTGTGGTGGGACTGACTGTGCCAGCTATTCTGGCGAGTCCCTATGTTTTGGCCATTGAGCTGGTGGGACCGGAGAGAAGAGTTTTTTGCACCATCGTCTCGAATATCGCCTACTCTTTGGGCTTGGTGGTATTAGCCGGAGTTATCTATATCGTCCGTGATTGGCGAGAACTCAGTTTGGCAGTGTCCATGCCCTTGCTGATGCTTTTCTCCTGCTTTTTCGTGCTCCCGGAATCACCACGATGGTTAATGGCCGTGGGCAAAACCAGGAGGGCGATGAAAATCCTCAAAGTGATGGCTAGAGTGAATGGTGTGCGCGTAAACAGGGATTTTGTCGAAAGGTTGCAGCGAAAACTGGTAAGCACAAAGGCTGCGGAAACGAATTCTTCAATGACCACCCACTATGGAATCTTGGACTTGTTCCGGGGACCCAATATGCGTCGGAAGACGCTAATCATCACCCTTATCTGGTTTGCCAACACAAGTGTCTATGTGGGACTGAGCTACTATGCTCCTGCGCTCGGAGGCGATGAGATCTGGAACTTCTTCCTGGCTGGGGCGGTGGAACTGCCAACATATTTGCTACTCTGGCCGGGGTTGAGTTATTTCGGAAGGCGCTGGATCCTCTTCATCTCGATGCTAGTAGGCGGAGTGGCCTGCGTGGCCACATTCCTGTATCCAGACATCACACTGCTACTCTACTGCGTGGGCAAGATGGGCATTAGCTCGTCCTTTGTAGTCTTGCCGCTCCTGGCATCCGAACTGTATCCCACGGTGGTGCGGGGACTGGGCATGAGCTTTAGTTCGGTGATAGCCATGGTTGGACCTATAGTGATTCCCATGATCAATCATATG GGTCAGCAAATGCTCGTTCTTCCGCTAATTGTGATGGGAGCTCTGCTGATCTTGGGAGGTTTTGCTAGCCTTCTGCTGCCAGAAACCCGAAACCGAAATCTCCCCCAGACTTTGGAAGAGGGCGAGGCAGTGCCACTGAGCTTCCTCCTCTGCTGCTGCGTGGAAAGCGAGCGAAAGCCCAGCAATATCCGTGTGAGTCCGCAGAAAAGGATTGTTCCTGAAGGCGGAACACCGGTTTTCCATCGTGTGGATACTCCGGATTCTGGTAGAGTCCCTTGCAAGGTTGTTTGCAGCATTTGTAAAAAGGAAATGCGCACACTTTAG
- the LOC120445997 gene encoding transcription factor BTF3 homolog 4: protein MNPEKLKKLQAQVRIGGKGTPRRKKKIVHSTPATDDKKLQSSLKKLSVNTIPGIEEVNIIKNDGTVIHFNNPKAQASLPTNTFAITGHGENKTITEMVPGILTQLGPQDINQLKKLATEIANKTGAGGAAGSSAADAGDDDVPDLVENFEEVAIAGTKEEKSGEVAASA from the coding sequence ATGAACCCGGAGAAGCTGAAGAAGTTGCAAGCGCAGGTGCGCATTGGCGGCAAGGGCACCCCCCGCCGCAAGAAGAAGATCGTCCACTCCACGCCCGCCACCGACGACAAGAAGCTGCAGTCGTCGCTCAAGAAGCTGTCGGTGAACACAATCCCCGGCATCGAGGAGGTGAACATCATCAAGAACGATGGCACCGTCATCCACTTCAACAATCCGAAGGCCCAGGCCTCGCTGCCGACGAACACGTTCGCCATCACAGGCCATGGCGAGAACAAGACGATCACCGAGATGGTGCCCGGCATCCTGACGCAACTGGGTCCCCAGGACATCAACCAGCTGAAGAAGCTGGCCACGGAGATTGCCAACAAGACCGGCGCCGGCGGCGCAGCCGGCTCTTCGGCCGCCGATGCCGGTGACGATGATGTGCCCGATCTGGTCGAGAACTTTGAGGAGGTGGCCATCGCCGGCACAAAGGAGGAGAAGTCCGGTGAGGTGGCGGCCTCCGCTTAG
- the LOC120445558 gene encoding annexin A11 isoform X5, with amino-acid sequence MDFWGIFMFFLLSFLIMSCCGYCCTTKRQGAVLSTPVVVTSATHTAPGGYPVTQLPPPVYPAGNAYVTSTSYPAQTTSNVTVQMPMPMPQQNQQQMPMPMPGMQTHGVAYPPYPGAGAASMNPPPYDIAMANPGPSVMPAGYEKQAPYNPHFGQ; translated from the exons ATGGATTTCTGGGGCATATTCATGTTCTTCCTGCTCTCCTTCCTCATCATGAGTTGCTGCGGGTATTGTTGCACCACCAAACGCCAGGGTGCCGTTCTGTCCA CGCCCGTGGTGGTGACCTCCGCCACGCACACGGCTCCCGGCGGATATCCGGTCACACAGCTGCCTCCGCCGGTCTATCCGGCGGGCAATGCCTACGTAACTTCAACCTCGTACCCCGCACAGACCACCAG CAACGTGACTGTGCAGATGCCCATGCCGATGCCCCAACAGAACCAGCAGCAAATGCCAATGCCGATGCCCGG TATGCAAACGCATGGCGTGGCGTATCCTCCGTATCCTGGCGCCGGCGCTGCCAGCATGAATCCTCCGCCGTATGACATTGCCATGGCTAATCCAGGACCCAGTGTTATGCCCGCCGGATATGAGAAGCAGGCTCCCTACAACCCCCACTTTGGCCAGTGA
- the LOC120445558 gene encoding probable pathogenesis-related protein ARB_02861 isoform X6: MVLLIVILILVFLRVRRARQLRMGTATVVTAAPVVVTSATHTAPGGYPVTQLPPPVYPAGNAYVTSTSYPAQTTSNVTVQMPMPMPQQNQQQMPMPMPGMQTHGVAYPPYPGAGAASMNPPPYDIAMANPGPSVMPAGYEKQAPYNPHFGQ; this comes from the exons ATGGTGCTCTTAATAGTGATTTTAATACTGGTGTTCTTACGAGTTCGTCGAGCCCGCCAACTTCGCATGGGCACCGCAACTGTTGTCACAGCCG CGCCCGTGGTGGTGACCTCCGCCACGCACACGGCTCCCGGCGGATATCCGGTCACACAGCTGCCTCCGCCGGTCTATCCGGCGGGCAATGCCTACGTAACTTCAACCTCGTACCCCGCACAGACCACCAG CAACGTGACTGTGCAGATGCCCATGCCGATGCCCCAACAGAACCAGCAGCAAATGCCAATGCCGATGCCCGG TATGCAAACGCATGGCGTGGCGTATCCTCCGTATCCTGGCGCCGGCGCTGCCAGCATGAATCCTCCGCCGTATGACATTGCCATGGCTAATCCAGGACCCAGTGTTATGCCCGCCGGATATGAGAAGCAGGCTCCCTACAACCCCCACTTTGGCCAGTGA
- the LOC120445558 gene encoding probable pathogenesis-related protein ARB_02861 isoform X2: MPHNFDENESLTKEIPVRTIRTIIIAFMIFWILFACFWKLCCKCTKKAPVVVTSATHTAPGGYPVTQLPPPVYPAGNAYVTSTSYPAQTTSNVTVQMPMPMPQQNQQQMPMPMPGMQTHGVAYPPYPGAGAASMNPPPYDIAMANPGPSVMPAGYEKQAPYNPHFGQ, encoded by the exons ATGCCACATAACTTTGATGAAAATGAATCGCTTACCAAAGAAATCCCAGTAAGAACTATAAGAACTATCATAATTGCATTTATGATTTTTTGGATTCTATTCGCGTGCTTTTGGAAATTGTGTTGCAAATGCACTAAGAAAG CGCCCGTGGTGGTGACCTCCGCCACGCACACGGCTCCCGGCGGATATCCGGTCACACAGCTGCCTCCGCCGGTCTATCCGGCGGGCAATGCCTACGTAACTTCAACCTCGTACCCCGCACAGACCACCAG CAACGTGACTGTGCAGATGCCCATGCCGATGCCCCAACAGAACCAGCAGCAAATGCCAATGCCGATGCCCGG TATGCAAACGCATGGCGTGGCGTATCCTCCGTATCCTGGCGCCGGCGCTGCCAGCATGAATCCTCCGCCGTATGACATTGCCATGGCTAATCCAGGACCCAGTGTTATGCCCGCCGGATATGAGAAGCAGGCTCCCTACAACCCCCACTTTGGCCAGTGA
- the LOC120445558 gene encoding splicing factor-like protein 1 isoform X3 has protein sequence MDDSGIYWILFFAFSVFFMTSAAVFLTRGRTRRAALTKGAAPVVVTSATHTAPGGYPVTQLPPPVYPAGNAYVTSTSYPAQTTSNVTVQMPMPMPQQNQQQMPMPMPGMQTHGVAYPPYPGAGAASMNPPPYDIAMANPGPSVMPAGYEKQAPYNPHFGQ, from the exons ATGGATGACTCGGGCATCTACTGGATACTTTTCTTCGCCTTCTCCGTATTCTTCATGACTTCCGCGGCGGTTTTCCTGACCCGCGGTCGAACACGAAGAGCGGCGCTCACCAAAGGCGCAG CGCCCGTGGTGGTGACCTCCGCCACGCACACGGCTCCCGGCGGATATCCGGTCACACAGCTGCCTCCGCCGGTCTATCCGGCGGGCAATGCCTACGTAACTTCAACCTCGTACCCCGCACAGACCACCAG CAACGTGACTGTGCAGATGCCCATGCCGATGCCCCAACAGAACCAGCAGCAAATGCCAATGCCGATGCCCGG TATGCAAACGCATGGCGTGGCGTATCCTCCGTATCCTGGCGCCGGCGCTGCCAGCATGAATCCTCCGCCGTATGACATTGCCATGGCTAATCCAGGACCCAGTGTTATGCCCGCCGGATATGAGAAGCAGGCTCCCTACAACCCCCACTTTGGCCAGTGA
- the LOC120445558 gene encoding annexin A11 isoform X4, which yields MNNFIIPIIAFSIFIAIASLMCLCFFCIVKKFRSMAPVVVTSATHTAPGGYPVTQLPPPVYPAGNAYVTSTSYPAQTTSNVTVQMPMPMPQQNQQQMPMPMPGMQTHGVAYPPYPGAGAASMNPPPYDIAMANPGPSVMPAGYEKQAPYNPHFGQ from the exons atgaataattttattattccCATCATAGCATTCTCAATCTTCATAGCGATTGCTTCATTGATGTGCCTATGCTTCTTTTGCATAGTCAAGAAGTTCAGATCCATGG CGCCCGTGGTGGTGACCTCCGCCACGCACACGGCTCCCGGCGGATATCCGGTCACACAGCTGCCTCCGCCGGTCTATCCGGCGGGCAATGCCTACGTAACTTCAACCTCGTACCCCGCACAGACCACCAG CAACGTGACTGTGCAGATGCCCATGCCGATGCCCCAACAGAACCAGCAGCAAATGCCAATGCCGATGCCCGG TATGCAAACGCATGGCGTGGCGTATCCTCCGTATCCTGGCGCCGGCGCTGCCAGCATGAATCCTCCGCCGTATGACATTGCCATGGCTAATCCAGGACCCAGTGTTATGCCCGCCGGATATGAGAAGCAGGCTCCCTACAACCCCCACTTTGGCCAGTGA
- the LOC120445558 gene encoding splicing factor-like protein 1 isoform X1, with protein MWEFWVGLSIAFTIFFVTSILVCIRRKQKAARNVGYTISDTAAPVVVTSATHTAPGGYPVTQLPPPVYPAGNAYVTSTSYPAQTTSNVTVQMPMPMPQQNQQQMPMPMPGMQTHGVAYPPYPGAGAASMNPPPYDIAMANPGPSVMPAGYEKQAPYNPHFGQ; from the exons ATGTGGGAGTTCTGGGTCGGATTATCTATAGCTTTTACTATATTTTTCGTTACGTCTATCTTGGTTTGCATTAGACGGAAGCAAAAAGCAGCGCGAAATGTTGGCTACACAATCAGCGATACCGCTG CGCCCGTGGTGGTGACCTCCGCCACGCACACGGCTCCCGGCGGATATCCGGTCACACAGCTGCCTCCGCCGGTCTATCCGGCGGGCAATGCCTACGTAACTTCAACCTCGTACCCCGCACAGACCACCAG CAACGTGACTGTGCAGATGCCCATGCCGATGCCCCAACAGAACCAGCAGCAAATGCCAATGCCGATGCCCGG TATGCAAACGCATGGCGTGGCGTATCCTCCGTATCCTGGCGCCGGCGCTGCCAGCATGAATCCTCCGCCGTATGACATTGCCATGGCTAATCCAGGACCCAGTGTTATGCCCGCCGGATATGAGAAGCAGGCTCCCTACAACCCCCACTTTGGCCAGTGA
- the LOC120445560 gene encoding antigen 5 like allergen Cul n 1 — MLRFLSVLTLVLFSQEALSTDYCNKDLCLPEIAHIACRNYGDFDESCGSGAIIMKFPMHLRAHLLAVLNDFRNTVAKGQYPHLRPAARMPTLRWHEELAGLAQFALRRCDYIDDYCSNTDAFRYVSYIYGSTKWLHLEKDPISVLDFVLQFWMDDVKGCTMAHINAEKPAKDGECRGYFTQLAQDLAAHVGCAMMLRRSHTSGLYQYGVLCHFSRGKIANELIYRTSAHPGSRCYAGTHSIYEGLCSPEEHVNPNALQFGELN; from the exons ATGTTGCGCTTTCTATCGGTCCTTACATTAGTCCTTTTCAGTCAGGAGGCGTTATCTACGGACTACTGCAACAAGGATCTGTGTCTGCCGGAAATAGCGCACATCGCTTGCCGCAATTATGGG GACTTCGATGAGAGCTGTGGCAGTGGAGCGATCATCATGAAGTTTCCCATGCACCTGCGTGCCCACCTGTTGGCCGTTCTAAACGATTTCCGGAATACAGTGGCTAAGGGCCAGTATCCGCACTTGCGTCCGGCTGCGCGGATGCCAACACTCCGGTGGCACGAGGAGCTGGCAGGACTGGCCCAGTTTGCTTTGAGACGTTGTGACTATATCGACGACTACTGCAGCAATACGGATGCGTTCAGATATGTGTCGTATATATATGGCAGCACCAAGTGGTTGCACCTGGAGAAGGACCCCATATCCGTCTTGGACTTTGTGCTGCAGTTTTGGATGGATGATGTGAAGGGCTGCACGATGGCCCACATCAATGCGGAGAAACCGGCCAAAGATGG GGAGTGCCGTGGCTACTTCACCCAACTGGCCCAAGATTTGGCCGCCCATGTGGGCTGTGCCATGATGCTGCGCAGAAGCCACACAAGCGGACTCTATCAGTACGGAGTTCTTTGTCACTTTTCACGCGGGAAGATCGCCAATGAGCTGATTTACCGGACAAGTGCTCATCCGGGAAGTCGCTGCTATGCGGGAACCCACTCCATTTATGAGGGGCTCTGCTCACCCGAGGAGCATGTTAATCCAAATGCCCTGCAATTTGGCGAGCTTAATTGA
- the LOC120445559 gene encoding allergen Tab y 5.0101, translated as MQLWYLYLFLIALTGTLSSEDDPHCRPNLCMNSEVHVGCFQPKAIAEQCGKNNLFLNVNGALKAGILSRVNMLRNYVASGVGNYSVAARMPTMGWDFELQRLADRQVRQCDETGKFCANTEKYHYVATTEIRSKMKRNKSLKQAILDKLLPEMFLDVLGCVRNSQKIVPLREGTCVGHYMPLIQDHGSRMGCGLRVKGRTEDQSNIILLCHFSRANVNNMVPYEEGHIPGEKCLTGPSQMYQFLCNEEEVVDPNSMVVKSKMPPSEKMIHEI; from the exons ATGCAGTTGTGGTATCTGTACCTGTTTCTGATAGCGCTAACCGGGACCTTGTCCTCAGAAGATGATCCCCATTGTAGACCCAATCTCTGCATGAATTCGGAAGTCCATGTGGGCTGCTTTCAACCCAAG GCAATAGCCGAGCAATGTGGCAAGAACAATCTGTTCCTGAACGTCAATGGAGCCTTGAAGGCCGGCATCCTCAGCAGGGTCAACATGTTGCGCAACTATGTGGCCAGTGGAGTGGGCAACTATTCGGTTGCCGCTCGCATGCCGACAATGGGCTGGGACTTCGAACTGCAGAGGCTGGCCGATCGCCAAGTTCGTCAATGCGATGAGACGGGAAAATTCTGCGCCAATACCGAGAAGTATCACTATGTGGCAACCACCGAAATCCGCAGCAAAATGAAGCGGAACAAAAGCCTCAAACAAGCGATTCTAGATAAGCTGCTGCCGGAGATGTTCCTCGATGTCCTGGGATGCGTGAGGAACAGTCAGAAAATAGTGCCTCTAAGAGAAGG AACCTGTGTGGGCCACTATATGCCCCTGATTCAGGACCACGGTTCTCGAATGGGATGCGGCCTTCGTGTGAAGGGTAGAACGGAGGACCAGTCTAATATCATCCTGCTCTGCCACTTTTCGCGGGCCAATGTGAACAACATGGTCCCGTACGAGGAGGGCCACATTCCCGGCGAGAAATGCCTCACTGGACCGAGCCAGATGTACCAGTTCCTCTGCAACGAGGAAGAGGTCGTGGATCCCAACAGCATGGTGGTGAAATCGAAGATGCCGCCCAGCGAAAAAATGATACatgaaatataa
- the LOC120446771 gene encoding antigen 5 like allergen Cul n 1 isoform X2, whose amino-acid sequence MLDTKWPPLLLLLLLLLMLLGQQLQAFDYCDPTLCPGPERHIACNNFGALADICGPDAHIVRITTARRTMILNELNEYRDRIARGDLMGFSPATRMATLQWDQELASFAELNVKRCALVNDHCRNSEQFRNVAQVVAEGGWQGDPLPPSSPDGNLNPEAPIPVEYHTEDEVIKATLEQMFAEYKECSMRDIMAFSPPNNSKCIAYFTQLVRDSTTHVGCGILRQTKNTTNEAGQSLSSVHQYMTCNFVRTNDVNAPVYQSGDRPATECRSGRNPVFINLCSVNEIYDSSNLAGLF is encoded by the exons ATGTTGGACACCAAGTGGCcgccgctgttgctgctgctgctgctgctgctgatgctccTGGGCCAGCAGCTCCAGGCCTTCGACTACTGCGATCCGACCCTGTGTCCCGGACCCGAGAGGCACATAGCCTGCAACAATTTCGGG GCGCTGGCCGACATCTGCGGTCCGGATGCCCACATTGTGCGGATAACAACGGCTCGTCGCACCATGATCCTCAATGAGCTGAACGAGTACCGCGATCGGATTGCGAGGGGCGATCTGATGGGCTTCAGTCCGGCCACCCGGATGGCCACGCTGCAGTGGGATCAGGAGCTGGCCAGTTTTGCGGAGCTCAATGTGAAACGATGTGCCCTGGTCAACGATCATTGCCGGAATAGCGAGCAGTTCCGCAACGTGGCCCAGGTGGTGGCCGAAGGCGGTTGGCAAGGAGATCCCTTGCCGCCGAGCTCTCCCGATGGCAACCTCAATCCGGAGGCACCGATCCCGGTGGAGTACCACACGGAAGATGAGGTGATCAAGGCCACGCTGGAGCAGATGTTCGCCGAGTACAAGGAGTGCAGCATGCGGGATATTATGGCTTTCAGTCCGCCCAACAACAG CAAGTGCATTGCCTACTTCACACAGCTCGTCCGGGATAGCACCACCCACGTGGGCTGCGGCATTCTCCGGCAGACCAAGAACACCACCAACGAGGCCGGCCAGTCGCTGTCCAGTGTCCACCAGTACATGACCTGCAACTTTGTCCGGACAAACGATGTCAATGCCCCGGTCTACCAGAGCGGCGATCGTCCGGCCACCGAATGCCGCAGCGGACGGAATCCGGTCTTCATTAACCTGTGCTCCGTCAACGAGATCTACGACTCCTCCAACCTCGCTGGCCTCTTCTGA
- the LOC120446771 gene encoding antigen 5 like allergen Cul n 1 isoform X1, producing MLDTKWPPLLLLLLLLLMLLGQQLQAFDYCDPTLCPGPERHIACNNFGALADICGPDAHIVRITTARRTMILNELNEYRDRIARGDLMGFSPATRMATLQWDQELASFAELNVKRCALVNDHCRNSEQFRNVAQVVAEGGWQGDPLPPSSPDGNLNPEAPIPVEYHTEDEVIKATLEQMFAEYKECSMRDIMAFSPPNNRILRLRVSKCIAYFTQLVRDSTTHVGCGILRQTKNTTNEAGQSLSSVHQYMTCNFVRTNDVNAPVYQSGDRPATECRSGRNPVFINLCSVNEIYDSSNLAGLF from the exons ATGTTGGACACCAAGTGGCcgccgctgttgctgctgctgctgctgctgctgatgctccTGGGCCAGCAGCTCCAGGCCTTCGACTACTGCGATCCGACCCTGTGTCCCGGACCCGAGAGGCACATAGCCTGCAACAATTTCGGG GCGCTGGCCGACATCTGCGGTCCGGATGCCCACATTGTGCGGATAACAACGGCTCGTCGCACCATGATCCTCAATGAGCTGAACGAGTACCGCGATCGGATTGCGAGGGGCGATCTGATGGGCTTCAGTCCGGCCACCCGGATGGCCACGCTGCAGTGGGATCAGGAGCTGGCCAGTTTTGCGGAGCTCAATGTGAAACGATGTGCCCTGGTCAACGATCATTGCCGGAATAGCGAGCAGTTCCGCAACGTGGCCCAGGTGGTGGCCGAAGGCGGTTGGCAAGGAGATCCCTTGCCGCCGAGCTCTCCCGATGGCAACCTCAATCCGGAGGCACCGATCCCGGTGGAGTACCACACGGAAGATGAGGTGATCAAGGCCACGCTGGAGCAGATGTTCGCCGAGTACAAGGAGTGCAGCATGCGGGATATTATGGCTTTCAGTCCGCCCAACAACAG AATCCTCCGCTTGCGCGTCAGCAAGTGCATTGCCTACTTCACACAGCTCGTCCGGGATAGCACCACCCACGTGGGCTGCGGCATTCTCCGGCAGACCAAGAACACCACCAACGAGGCCGGCCAGTCGCTGTCCAGTGTCCACCAGTACATGACCTGCAACTTTGTCCGGACAAACGATGTCAATGCCCCGGTCTACCAGAGCGGCGATCGTCCGGCCACCGAATGCCGCAGCGGACGGAATCCGGTCTTCATTAACCTGTGCTCCGTCAACGAGATCTACGACTCCTCCAACCTCGCTGGCCTCTTCTGA